The proteins below come from a single Oceanivirga salmonicida genomic window:
- a CDS encoding PTS glucitol/sorbitol transporter subunit IIA translates to MIIYENVVKKIGNFVDEFGADTIIFFGDGVPDTLADYCYIIDIKSTTSRIVAGDIIYIGDDDYKILQIGEVAEKNLVNLGHLTINFTGDISNLLSGNIVVDKKFNKNIVIGTKIKIIRK, encoded by the coding sequence ATGATAATTTATGAAAATGTTGTAAAAAAAATAGGAAATTTTGTAGATGAGTTTGGAGCAGACACTATTATTTTTTTTGGTGATGGTGTGCCTGATACATTAGCAGATTATTGTTATATAATTGATATAAAATCTACAACAAGTAGAATTGTTGCAGGAGATATTATATATATTGGTGATGATGATTATAAAATATTGCAAATTGGAGAAGTTGCTGAAAAAAATTTAGTTAATTTGGGGCATTTAACAATTAATTTTACAGGAGATATAAGTAATCTTTTATCTGGAAATATAGTAGTTGATAAAAAATTTAATAAAAATATTGTAATAGGAACAAAAATAAAAATAATTAGAA
- the srlE gene encoding PTS glucitol/sorbitol transporter subunit IIB produces MFKTIKIEKGHGGFGGPLFVTPTKEKNKLVYITGGGAEPEIVEKIVELTSCIAVNGFKTSVPDSEIFLVIIDCGGTLRCGIYPQKRIPTVNIMPIGPSGPLSIHIKEDIYVSGVGLEQINSVDEDYEIEKEKVEEKNKKEFKYSADKKVSETIAKNSKSSIIQKIGMGTGRVVNIFYQAGRDAVQSMITTILPFMAFVAMLIGVIQGSGFGNWFASLLTPLAGNIYGLIILGFVCSIPFLSALLGPGAVIAQIIGTLIGVEIGKGNIAPSLALPALFAINTQCACDFIPVGLGLAEAEPETVEVGVVSVLYSRFLIGVPRVIVAWIASIGLYS; encoded by the coding sequence GGAAAAAAATAAATTAGTTTATATAACTGGAGGTGGAGCAGAACCTGAAATAGTTGAAAAAATAGTTGAATTGACATCATGTATAGCAGTAAATGGTTTTAAAACATCAGTACCAGATTCTGAAATTTTTTTAGTTATTATTGACTGTGGGGGAACTTTAAGATGTGGAATATATCCTCAAAAAAGAATACCTACCGTAAATATTATGCCAATAGGACCAAGTGGACCATTATCAATACACATTAAAGAAGACATTTATGTTTCAGGTGTTGGATTAGAACAAATAAATTCAGTAGATGAAGATTATGAAATAGAAAAAGAAAAAGTAGAAGAAAAAAATAAAAAAGAATTTAAATATTCAGCAGATAAAAAAGTTTCGGAAACAATTGCAAAAAATTCAAAATCTTCTATTATACAAAAAATAGGTATGGGAACTGGTAGAGTAGTAAATATATTTTATCAGGCTGGAAGAGATGCAGTTCAATCAATGATAACAACAATATTACCATTTATGGCATTTGTTGCTATGTTAATAGGAGTAATACAAGGTTCAGGATTTGGTAATTGGTTTGCTTCATTATTAACACCACTTGCTGGGAATATATACGGTTTAATAATACTAGGATTTGTATGCTCTATACCATTTTTATCTGCATTACTAGGACCTGGTGCTGTTATAGCACAAATTATAGGAACATTAATCGGAGTTGAAATAGGTAAGGGGAATATAGCACCAAGTTTAGCATTACCAGCTTTATTTGCAATTAATACTCAATGTGCTTGTGATTTTATACCTGTTGGATTAGGTTTAGCAGAAGCTGAACCAGAAACAGTTGAAGTTGGAGTTGTTTCAGTTCTTTATTCAAGATTTTTAATAGGTGTGCCAAGAGTAATAGTTGCATGGATAGCAAGTATAGGATTATATAGTTAA